GATAGCTATCTTTAAATCATATTTACTAAGTGCACAAGCTGTTGCTAATCCAACTAAACCACCACCAACGATTACAATATCAAACTGAGTATTCATACTAATCAATCATTACTTATTATCTTTTTTTAATTCAATTTCATCATCATTCATCGCTTTTTTGAAGCTTTTTAATGCGAAACCAAGATCTGAACCTAAATTACGTAATTTTTTAGTACCAAATAATAGAACGACCACAGCAAGAAACACTAAAAGGTGTGGGATACTAAATGACATAATAAAATCCTCTTAATTAACTACTCTTATCTATTCAAACTTTC
The sequence above is drawn from the Gilliamella apicola genome and encodes:
- the tatA gene encoding twin-arginine translocase TatA/TatE family subunit, translating into MSFSIPHLLVFLAVVVLLFGTKKLRNLGSDLGFALKSFKKAMNDDEIELKKDNK